The following are encoded in a window of Arvicanthis niloticus isolate mArvNil1 chromosome 1, mArvNil1.pat.X, whole genome shotgun sequence genomic DNA:
- the LOC117697206 gene encoding olfactory receptor 52D1-like has translation MGSNLRHLTVVMSVYNKSDVHPSTFILIGIPGLEAAHIWISIPFCMVYVLALVGNSSLLFIIKTDASLHEPMYLFLCMLAVANLVVCTTAVPKLLSLFWFHDGEIRFEACLTQIFLIHSCSTMESGFFLAMAFDRYVAICNPLRHSAILTHTLTGGIGLAVVLRGIALLSPHPFLLRWLPYCKTNIISHTYCEFMALIKIACAETSIRRAYSLIVAFLTGGVDFILIICSYVLILNTVFHLPSKDVRLKTLGTCGSHVCVILVSYTPAFFSFLTHRFGHKVAPQVHIFVANIYLLVPPMVNPIIYGVRTKKIRNRFLKVFRFSKHTN, from the coding sequence ATGGGAAGTAATCTAAGACATTTGACAGTTGTTATGTCTGTCTACAATAAATCTGATGTCCATCCTTCAACCTTCATCCTCATTGGCATCCCTGGGTTGGAAGCAGCACACATATGGATCTCTATTCCCTTTTGCATGGTCTACGTTTTAGCATTGGTGGGAAACAGCTCACTTCTGTTCATCATCAAGACAGATGCCAGCCTCCATGAGCCCATGTACCTCTTCCTCTGCATGTTGGCAGTGGCCAACCTAGTGGTGTGCACTACAGCTGTTCCCAAACTTCTCAGTCTCTTCTGGTTTCATGATGGAGAGATTCGCTTTGAAGCTTGCCTCACTCAGATCTTCCTAATTCACTCTTGCTCAACCATGGAGTCTGGATTTTTCTTGGCCATGGCCTTTGACCGTTATGTAGCGATTTGTAACCCATTAAGACACTCAGCTATTTTGACACACACTCTAACTGGGGGGATAGGTCTAGCTGTTGTCCTTCGGGGAATAGCCCTTCTCAGTCCTCACCCTTTCTTGTTACGTTGGCTTCCCTATTGCAAGACAAATATAATTTCCCACACCTACTGTGAATTCATGGCCCTCATCAAGATTGCCTGTGCTGAGACAAGTATCCGCAGAGCTTACAGCCTCATTGTTGCCTTCCTCACTGGTGGGGTGGACTTCATATTGATCATTTGCTCTTATGTCCTCATACTCAACACAGTCTTCCACCTTCCTTCCAAGGATGTCAGACTCAAGACTCTGGGTACCTGTGGCTCACATGTCTGTGTCATCTTAGTGTCCTACACCCcagccttcttctccttcctcacccacaggtTTGGGCACAAAGTGGCTCCTCAAGTGCATATATTTGTAGCCAACATCTATCTTCTTGTGCCACCCATGGTGAACCCCATTATTTATGGTGTGAGGACCAAGAAAATACGAAACAGATTCCTCAAAGTTTTCAGGTTTTCAAAGCACACAAACTGA